A single region of the Pontibacter kalidii genome encodes:
- a CDS encoding TraR/DksA family transcriptional regulator, with protein MNTNEERQRYSREELAEFEEIIQEKLTNARKEVTFIKETLSRRNDSGTDNTASQSKMLEDGADTAEKESLNQLASRQMKFIQQLENALIRIKNGTYGVCIVTGKLIPKERLRAVPHTQHSIEAKLQRND; from the coding sequence ATGAATACAAACGAAGAAAGACAGCGTTATTCCAGAGAGGAGCTTGCTGAATTTGAGGAAATCATCCAGGAGAAGCTGACGAACGCCCGTAAAGAGGTTACCTTTATCAAGGAGACCCTGAGCCGTCGTAATGACTCCGGGACCGATAACACAGCCTCACAGTCCAAAATGTTGGAAGACGGTGCCGACACAGCCGAAAAGGAAAGCCTGAACCAGTTGGCTTCCCGCCAGATGAAGTTTATTCAGCAGTTGGAAAACGCCCTGATCCGGATCAAAAACGGCACTTACGGTGTTTGCATCGTAACAGGCAAACTGATACCGAAAGAAAGACTGCGCGCCGTACCGCACACACAGCATTCTATCGAAGCAAAACTACAGCGTAACGACTAG
- a CDS encoding type III pantothenate kinase, which produces MRNVAVDIGNTGTKYGIFEEDVLVEQGYFGGQDNLPPSLLNHTFDHAIVASVGVSAESIKERLSVTGELLELTPQAALPVINLYKTPQTLGADRIAAAVGANYFFPGRSCLVFDAGTCITHDFVDAQGQYHGGGIAPGLQMKFRALHTFTQRLPLVQQIDENFPLTGQSTQESILSGVLAGSVAELNGLIQSYTEKASDLVVILCGGDAGFFEKKLKGRIFVIPELVLIGLHRILTHNV; this is translated from the coding sequence ATGCGCAACGTCGCTGTAGACATCGGGAACACCGGCACAAAGTATGGCATCTTCGAGGAGGATGTTTTAGTGGAGCAGGGTTATTTCGGAGGGCAGGACAACCTGCCTCCATCGCTGCTAAACCATACGTTTGACCATGCCATTGTTGCCTCGGTAGGCGTAAGTGCAGAAAGTATAAAGGAGAGGCTGTCTGTGACGGGTGAGCTATTGGAGCTAACCCCGCAGGCAGCCTTGCCTGTTATAAACCTTTACAAGACGCCTCAGACACTTGGTGCTGACCGGATTGCCGCCGCTGTTGGGGCAAACTACTTCTTCCCGGGCCGCAGCTGCCTGGTGTTTGACGCGGGCACCTGCATTACCCACGATTTCGTGGATGCTCAGGGGCAGTACCATGGCGGCGGCATAGCGCCGGGGCTGCAGATGAAATTCAGGGCCCTGCATACTTTTACACAGCGCCTGCCGTTAGTACAGCAAATCGACGAAAATTTTCCGCTGACGGGGCAAAGTACCCAGGAGTCGATTTTAAGCGGCGTTTTGGCCGGCAGCGTGGCCGAACTTAACGGCCTTATCCAGTCTTACACAGAAAAAGCCTCGGATTTAGTGGTTATACTTTGCGGGGGCGATGCAGGATTTTTTGAAAAAAAGTTAAAAGGACGCATCTTTGTAATTCCTGAACTGGTCTTGATCGGGCTTCACAGAATATTGACACATAATGTATAA
- a CDS encoding tetratricopeptide repeat protein: MAKETVKNHSEFEELVENPDALAQRLYGSEDFVKKNKSKLLGVFIAIAAVIVGGFLYYNYRSTQNVEAQNAMFQAVYYFEADSLSKALNGDGQNMGLLEIADEYSGTEAGNLADFYAGVALLKQGQFAEAAERLQDFESDDYLLQARAYSLTGDALLEQGKHNEAADQYKKAANHNANEFFSPQYLMKAGIAYEAGNNYSAAAEVYDQIIKDYVASAEVTDAKKFKARAEMLAGGKN, from the coding sequence ATGGCAAAAGAAACAGTTAAAAACCACAGCGAGTTTGAGGAGCTGGTTGAGAACCCTGATGCACTGGCGCAACGCCTGTACGGCTCAGAGGACTTTGTGAAGAAAAACAAATCAAAGCTGCTGGGAGTATTCATTGCCATCGCTGCTGTTATTGTGGGTGGTTTCCTGTACTACAACTACCGCAGCACGCAGAACGTGGAGGCGCAAAACGCCATGTTCCAGGCAGTATACTACTTCGAGGCCGACTCATTGAGCAAGGCCCTGAACGGGGATGGCCAGAACATGGGCCTGCTGGAGATTGCAGATGAGTATAGCGGTACGGAAGCCGGAAACCTGGCTGACTTCTATGCTGGCGTGGCACTCCTGAAGCAGGGTCAGTTTGCGGAGGCTGCCGAGCGCTTGCAGGATTTTGAGTCGGACGACTACCTGCTGCAGGCCCGTGCCTATAGCCTGACTGGCGATGCGCTGCTGGAGCAGGGTAAGCACAACGAGGCTGCAGATCAGTATAAAAAAGCCGCTAACCATAACGCGAACGAATTCTTCTCGCCGCAGTACCTGATGAAGGCGGGCATTGCTTACGAGGCTGGCAACAACTACAGCGCTGCCGCTGAAGTATACGATCAGATCATTAAGGATTACGTGGCTTCTGCGGAGGTAACGGACGCCAAGAAGTTTAAGGCCCGTGCCGAAATGCTGGCAGGCGGTAAAAACTAA
- the lptC gene encoding LPS export ABC transporter periplasmic protein LptC: protein MRKAFLALLVLAFAGFGCEREIKDPDEEERYTGPTVENHDVTTLYSDSAKLLMKLQAPVQQEFESGDGIFPEGFYVEFYDKEGKLESTLRGNYGKQDTRTNLYYARGNVVVDNLKKKEKLETEELFWDRRKARIYTDKFVKITTPEEILTGKGLTANQDLSRYSIKQVTGKFNFSEE, encoded by the coding sequence ATGCGAAAAGCATTTTTAGCCCTGCTGGTGCTGGCCTTTGCGGGCTTCGGCTGTGAGCGGGAGATCAAAGACCCGGATGAGGAGGAACGCTACACCGGCCCGACGGTAGAGAACCACGATGTAACCACGCTCTACAGCGACTCGGCCAAGCTGCTGATGAAGCTGCAGGCGCCGGTGCAGCAGGAGTTCGAGAGCGGCGACGGGATCTTTCCGGAGGGCTTTTACGTGGAGTTCTACGACAAGGAGGGCAAGCTGGAGTCTACCCTGCGGGGCAACTACGGCAAGCAGGACACCCGCACGAATTTATACTATGCCCGGGGCAACGTGGTGGTGGATAACTTGAAGAAGAAAGAGAAACTGGAGACCGAAGAGCTTTTCTGGGACCGGCGGAAAGCCAGGATCTACACCGATAAGTTCGTGAAGATCACCACACCGGAGGAAATACTGACCGGCAAGGGCCTTACGGCTAACCAGGATTTGTCGCGCTACTCCATCAAGCAGGTAACGGGTAAATTTAATTTTAGCGAAGAATGA
- a CDS encoding pseudouridine synthase → MAKFNERPDRDNAGTGRRGADRDRSDRPNNDREGKKIFNRRDKYEKSDEGREGRGERRSFGDREDRRGNDRKPFNGDRREGGEKRPYGDRREGGERKTFNSDRREGGERRSYGDRREGGEKRSFNSDRRDDRRGGEERGERRFNSDRPNRESGERKPYGDRGDRREGGERGERRSFNSDRPERRDSDRRSFNADKRDDHRGGGDRREGGERRSFGGDRREGGERRSFSSDRPRREDGERRGFNSDRRDERRGGEGREERGERNFNREGKPSYGEKRGSREDRGVKSFTPRGRSNDRFRGNEEEPKTPDYNLNRYKNNPRVKKSSREEEENDGTIRLNRYIANAGVCSRREADVLIESGEIKVNGEVVTEMGYKVQPTDNVYYGKKLLSREKMVYVLLNKPKDFLTTTDDPEGRKTVMSLVANASKERIFPVGRLDRNTTGLLLFTNDGEVAQKLTHPSNNIKKIYQVELDKPITKADYVKVAEGVELEDGKAEVDDVALLGESNKFLGLEIHIGRNRIVRRIFEHLGYDVVSLDRVQYAGLTKKDVPRGEWRYLTEKEVIQLKYFM, encoded by the coding sequence ATGGCAAAATTTAACGAAAGGCCTGACCGTGATAATGCGGGCACAGGCAGAAGAGGTGCTGACAGAGACCGCTCTGACAGGCCAAACAACGACCGCGAAGGCAAGAAAATCTTTAACAGAAGAGATAAATACGAAAAATCTGACGAAGGAAGAGAAGGACGCGGAGAGCGCCGCTCGTTCGGAGACAGAGAAGATAGAAGAGGCAACGACCGCAAGCCGTTCAACGGCGACCGTCGTGAGGGAGGCGAAAAACGCCCGTACGGTGATAGAAGAGAAGGCGGAGAGCGCAAGACTTTCAACTCCGATAGGAGAGAAGGTGGCGAGCGCCGCAGCTACGGCGACAGACGCGAAGGCGGTGAGAAACGCAGCTTCAACTCCGACCGCCGCGATGACCGCAGAGGCGGAGAAGAGCGTGGCGAACGTCGCTTCAACAGCGATCGCCCGAACCGCGAAAGCGGGGAGCGCAAACCTTATGGAGATAGAGGCGACAGAAGAGAGGGAGGAGAGCGTGGTGAGCGCCGCTCGTTCAACTCGGACAGGCCGGAACGCCGCGACAGCGACAGAAGAAGCTTTAACGCTGACAAACGTGACGACCATCGTGGGGGCGGAGATCGCCGCGAAGGAGGGGAGAGACGCTCGTTTGGAGGTGACAGAAGAGAGGGAGGCGAACGCCGCTCTTTCAGCAGCGACCGCCCACGGCGTGAAGATGGCGAACGCCGAGGCTTTAACTCAGACCGCCGTGATGAGCGCAGAGGGGGAGAAGGAAGAGAAGAACGCGGAGAGCGTAATTTCAATCGTGAAGGGAAACCATCCTATGGTGAGAAGCGCGGCTCCAGAGAAGACAGGGGCGTTAAGAGCTTTACTCCAAGAGGCCGCTCTAATGACCGTTTCCGTGGCAACGAGGAAGAACCGAAAACACCAGATTACAACCTGAACCGCTACAAAAACAACCCGCGCGTTAAAAAGAGCAGTCGTGAGGAGGAGGAGAATGACGGAACGATCCGTCTGAACCGCTACATCGCCAACGCCGGTGTGTGCTCCCGTCGTGAGGCCGATGTGCTGATCGAGTCGGGTGAGATTAAGGTGAACGGAGAGGTGGTAACGGAGATGGGCTATAAAGTACAGCCTACTGATAATGTATACTACGGCAAGAAGCTCCTGAGCCGCGAGAAGATGGTATATGTGCTGCTCAACAAGCCAAAAGATTTCCTGACAACCACGGATGATCCGGAGGGTCGCAAAACGGTGATGAGCCTGGTGGCGAATGCTTCCAAGGAGCGCATCTTCCCGGTGGGCCGGCTGGACCGCAACACGACTGGCCTGCTGCTGTTCACCAACGACGGCGAAGTGGCGCAGAAGCTGACGCATCCGTCCAACAACATCAAAAAGATCTACCAGGTAGAGCTCGATAAGCCAATCACCAAGGCGGACTATGTAAAAGTAGCTGAAGGTGTGGAGCTGGAGGATGGCAAGGCGGAGGTGGATGACGTAGCACTGCTGGGCGAGTCTAACAAGTTCCTGGGGCTGGAGATCCATATCGGCCGTAACCGTATCGTGCGCCGTATTTTTGAGCACCTGGGTTACGATGTGGTGTCCCTGGACCGCGTGCAGTATGCCGGCCTGACAAAGAAGGACGTGCCGCGCGGCGAGTGGCGCTACCTTACCGAGAAAGAAGTGATCCAGCTGAAGTACTTCATGTAA
- the recF gene encoding DNA replication/repair protein RecF (All proteins in this family for which functions are known are DNA-binding proteins that assist the filamentation of RecA onto DNA for the initiation of recombination or recombinational repair.), giving the protein MLLENLGLLFFKNYEEAALSFSEHINCFIGDNGSGKTNLLDAIHYLSMTKSAFPGTDAQSIKQGEEFFMVKGRFDISGEKHTVQVSLKQGQKKTVTHNKALYEKISDHIGRFPVVLISPYDTDLIREGSEERRKYFDSLMSQFDHVYLEQLIQYNYFLKQRNSLLKQFAERHYFDRDYLQILNEQLVPLGEELAQARQRFLQDFVPIFQKHYHHISDSHEEVSLTYKSQLEGNDFAYRLQQAERKDMALQRTTVGPHKDDFVFLMDGNPVKSFGSQGQQKSYVIALKLAHFEVMDQRQHHKPLLLLDDIFDRLDEKRITKLMQMVAAHTFGQIFLTDTHLERTDKILEGLSESIRRFEVREGVVKVIG; this is encoded by the coding sequence ATGCTCCTCGAAAATCTCGGTTTGCTGTTTTTCAAAAATTACGAAGAAGCTGCGCTTAGCTTTTCGGAGCATATCAACTGCTTTATCGGCGATAACGGCAGCGGCAAAACCAACTTGCTCGACGCCATCCACTACCTCTCCATGACCAAGAGCGCCTTTCCGGGCACCGACGCGCAAAGTATAAAGCAGGGCGAGGAGTTTTTTATGGTGAAAGGCCGCTTTGATATTTCGGGCGAGAAACACACGGTGCAGGTGAGCCTGAAGCAGGGGCAGAAGAAGACCGTGACGCATAACAAGGCACTGTACGAGAAGATCAGCGACCACATTGGCCGCTTTCCGGTGGTGCTCATCTCGCCGTACGACACCGACCTGATACGCGAGGGCAGCGAGGAGCGCCGCAAGTACTTCGACAGCCTTATGTCGCAGTTCGACCACGTGTACCTGGAGCAGCTCATACAGTATAATTACTTTCTGAAGCAGCGTAACTCCCTGCTCAAGCAGTTTGCCGAGCGCCATTACTTCGACCGCGATTACCTGCAGATCCTGAACGAACAGCTGGTGCCGCTTGGAGAGGAGCTGGCGCAGGCGCGGCAGCGCTTCCTGCAGGACTTCGTGCCGATCTTCCAAAAGCACTACCACCACATCTCCGACAGCCACGAGGAGGTGTCGCTTACCTATAAAAGCCAGCTGGAGGGCAATGATTTTGCCTACCGGCTACAGCAGGCCGAGCGCAAGGACATGGCGCTGCAGCGCACCACTGTGGGGCCTCACAAAGATGATTTCGTGTTTTTGATGGATGGCAACCCAGTGAAGAGCTTCGGCTCGCAGGGCCAGCAGAAAAGCTATGTCATCGCCCTGAAGCTGGCGCACTTTGAGGTAATGGACCAGCGGCAGCACCACAAGCCCCTGCTCCTGCTTGACGACATTTTTGACCGTCTCGACGAGAAGCGCATCACCAAGCTCATGCAAATGGTGGCCGCCCATACCTTCGGCCAGATTTTCCTGACGGACACGCACCTGGAGCGCACCGACAAAATACTCGAAGGCCTCTCGGAAAGTATCCGTAGATTTGAGGTAAGGGAGGGAGTAGTGAAGGTGATTGGGTAA
- the scpB gene encoding SMC-Scp complex subunit ScpB: MDILQNHIQALVFCAQSPISIEEIQRCLQESLGMEEILVSDVLEAVEAINEQLQEQGFAFQIYAIGGGYQFLTKPEYQDTVSTYLKHKSKKKLSASALETLAIIAYKQPVTRSQMEQIRGVGCDYAVQRLLEKELIEIKGKADTIGRPVLYGTSQKFMDYFGINHIKDLPQLKDFAIEENTIGEAAD, translated from the coding sequence TTGGATATACTGCAGAACCACATTCAGGCCCTGGTCTTCTGTGCCCAGTCGCCTATCAGCATCGAGGAGATCCAGCGCTGCCTACAGGAGTCGCTGGGTATGGAGGAGATACTGGTGAGCGACGTACTGGAGGCAGTGGAGGCCATCAACGAGCAGCTGCAGGAGCAAGGCTTCGCTTTCCAGATCTATGCGATTGGGGGTGGCTACCAGTTCCTGACCAAGCCCGAGTACCAGGATACGGTCAGCACTTATCTGAAACATAAATCGAAGAAGAAATTGTCAGCGTCTGCCTTGGAGACGCTGGCCATTATTGCCTATAAACAACCGGTTACCAGAAGCCAGATGGAGCAGATACGCGGCGTAGGCTGCGATTATGCTGTACAGCGGTTGCTGGAGAAAGAACTGATCGAGATAAAAGGCAAAGCCGACACCATTGGGCGACCGGTGCTTTATGGCACGTCGCAGAAGTTCATGGATTACTTCGGCATCAACCACATCAAAGACCTTCCGCAGCTAAAAGATTTCGCCATCGAGGAAAACACCATTGGCGAAGCCGCCGATTAG
- a CDS encoding hemolysin family protein: MVDPSQIILLGVALLFSAFFSGIEMAFMAANKIQIELSDKNGVLSGRILWRLLQHPARLRGTTLIGNTLALVLYGFCIAGVLHQLLSVYLPEPLQSSLLILGLQIFVASVVVLLTAEFLPRSLAAINPNRLLQVLAIPILLLYYLLWPVVVLIVSLSKWVAEKLFKIEFSEEKPMFGFTDLNAFVKNRLYHPEHEQAPEVDPQIFHNALEFKTVKVRECMVPRTEIEAVEVGESLEALREAFISTGHSKILVYEESIDNIIGYCHQLDMFRQPQSIKEVLAPVSMVPESMLASELFVKFVSEHRSVAVVVDEFGGTSGIVTVEDVIEEILGDIQDEYDVNDGLLEQVIPDKGMYILSARHEIDYLNEKYELDLPEGDYETLGGLFFSAFGEIPMPGDKVKVPPFTITVLTMDENRIDAVKLVKNTEFQADAKN; this comes from the coding sequence ATGGTAGACCCCAGTCAGATCATACTTTTAGGCGTAGCCCTGCTGTTCTCGGCCTTTTTCTCCGGCATCGAGATGGCGTTTATGGCCGCCAATAAGATCCAGATAGAGCTGAGCGACAAGAACGGCGTGCTCTCAGGCCGCATTCTGTGGCGCCTGCTGCAGCATCCCGCCCGCCTGAGGGGCACTACCCTGATCGGCAATACCCTGGCGCTGGTGCTGTATGGCTTCTGCATTGCCGGCGTGTTGCACCAGTTGCTCTCGGTATACCTGCCCGAGCCGCTGCAGAGCAGCCTGCTCATACTTGGGCTCCAGATTTTTGTCGCTTCAGTGGTCGTATTGCTCACGGCTGAGTTCCTGCCGCGCAGCCTGGCTGCTATCAATCCGAACAGGCTGTTGCAAGTGTTGGCCATACCTATCCTGCTGCTGTACTACCTGCTGTGGCCGGTGGTGGTGCTGATCGTGAGCCTGAGCAAGTGGGTAGCCGAGAAGTTATTCAAAATCGAGTTCTCGGAAGAGAAGCCCATGTTCGGCTTCACCGACCTCAACGCCTTTGTCAAAAACCGCCTTTACCACCCCGAGCATGAGCAGGCCCCGGAGGTAGATCCACAGATATTCCATAACGCGCTGGAGTTTAAAACCGTGAAAGTGCGCGAGTGCATGGTGCCCCGCACCGAAATAGAGGCCGTGGAGGTGGGGGAGTCGTTGGAAGCGCTGCGCGAGGCCTTCATCAGCACCGGTCACTCCAAGATACTGGTGTATGAGGAGAGCATCGACAACATCATCGGCTATTGCCACCAGCTGGACATGTTTCGGCAGCCGCAAAGTATAAAAGAGGTGCTGGCGCCGGTAAGCATGGTGCCGGAAAGTATGCTGGCCAGCGAGCTGTTCGTTAAGTTCGTGTCGGAGCACCGCAGCGTGGCGGTGGTAGTGGATGAGTTTGGCGGCACCTCCGGCATCGTGACCGTGGAGGATGTGATAGAGGAGATCCTGGGGGACATACAGGATGAGTACGATGTGAACGACGGACTGCTGGAGCAGGTGATACCAGATAAGGGCATGTATATCCTGAGCGCGCGCCACGAGATAGACTACCTAAATGAGAAGTATGAGCTGGACCTGCCCGAGGGCGACTACGAAACATTGGGCGGCCTGTTCTTCTCGGCCTTTGGAGAGATACCCATGCCAGGTGACAAAGTGAAGGTTCCGCCCTTCACCATCACGGTGCTGACGATGGACGAGAACCGCATCGACGCTGTGAAGCTGGTAAAAAACACAGAGTTTCAGGCAGATGCCAAAAACTAA
- a CDS encoding DUF721 domain-containing protein encodes MRYYKKKEAIDKRKADIQPIGESLKALMQAYRLDGKLSEVQLVQNWEKIMGKPIALKTQQLYFKDGKLFVKLTSAPLKHELNMSKSKVIDILNTEAGSDVVKDIVFL; translated from the coding sequence ATGCGCTACTACAAGAAGAAAGAGGCGATTGATAAACGCAAGGCAGACATCCAACCGATTGGGGAGAGCCTGAAGGCGCTGATGCAGGCCTACCGCCTGGATGGTAAGCTGAGCGAGGTACAGCTGGTGCAGAACTGGGAGAAGATCATGGGCAAGCCCATCGCCCTGAAGACGCAGCAGCTATACTTTAAAGACGGAAAACTATTCGTAAAACTGACCTCGGCCCCGCTCAAGCACGAGCTTAATATGTCTAAAAGTAAGGTAATTGATATCCTGAACACCGAGGCAGGCAGCGATGTGGTGAAGGACATCGTGTTTCTGTAA
- the ribH gene encoding 6,7-dimethyl-8-ribityllumazine synthase, with protein MATALKNLSEYSQEKFTDISEKTFGIVVAEWHDDITSVLCQGAVDTLLKHGAKKENIYINTVPGSFELTLGAQFLALQEEIDAVICIGVVIKGDTKHDDYINNAVANGLTNVALKFNKPVSFGLVTTNNLEQALDRAGGKHGNKGVEAAAAAIGMLSF; from the coding sequence ATGGCTACAGCACTAAAGAACCTGAGCGAGTACAGTCAGGAAAAATTTACAGATATCTCGGAGAAAACCTTTGGAATCGTGGTGGCCGAGTGGCACGACGATATTACCAGCGTACTATGCCAGGGAGCTGTGGATACCCTGCTGAAACACGGTGCTAAAAAAGAGAACATCTACATCAACACCGTACCCGGCAGCTTTGAGCTGACGCTGGGGGCGCAGTTCCTGGCCCTGCAGGAGGAGATAGATGCGGTGATCTGCATCGGCGTGGTCATCAAAGGCGATACCAAGCATGATGACTACATCAATAACGCTGTGGCTAACGGACTCACCAACGTGGCCCTGAAGTTCAACAAGCCCGTGTCGTTTGGTTTGGTGACGACCAACAACCTGGAGCAAGCCCTGGACAGAGCAGGAGGCAAGCACGGTAACAAAGGAGTGGAAGCCGCCGCCGCAGCCATTGGCATGTTGAGCTTTTAA
- the pdhA gene encoding pyruvate dehydrogenase (acetyl-transferring) E1 component subunit alpha yields the protein MADTKDKAKAKSAKAKVQAEPKFSKETYMWWYEKMKLMRRFEEKSGQLYGQQKIKGFCHLYIGQEACAAGAASALQKDDKWITAYRDHAHPLALGTSPNAIMAEMFAKATGCSKGKGGSMHMFDKEVNFMGGHGIVGAQIPMGAGIAFAEKYNKTGNVCITYMGDGAVRQGAFHEALNMAMTWKLPVIFVIENNGYAMGTSVQRTSNVVELYQLGESYDIPSEPVDAMEVENVHEAVARAAERARAGEGPTLLEFRTYRYKGHSMSDPAKYRTKEELEGYKGRDSIEAVKATILKNGWATEEELDQIDEKVKQQVAESVEFAENSPYPEPEELYTDIYIEPNYPFIMD from the coding sequence ATGGCTGATACGAAAGATAAGGCAAAAGCGAAGTCGGCGAAAGCAAAGGTACAGGCTGAGCCAAAGTTTTCAAAGGAAACATACATGTGGTGGTATGAGAAGATGAAGCTCATGCGCCGCTTTGAGGAGAAATCGGGCCAGTTGTACGGCCAGCAGAAGATCAAGGGCTTCTGCCACCTGTACATCGGTCAGGAGGCCTGTGCGGCCGGTGCTGCTTCTGCCCTTCAGAAAGATGATAAGTGGATCACGGCTTACCGCGACCACGCACATCCGTTGGCGCTGGGCACCAGCCCTAATGCCATCATGGCAGAGATGTTTGCCAAGGCTACCGGCTGCTCCAAGGGCAAAGGCGGCTCCATGCACATGTTCGACAAAGAGGTGAATTTTATGGGTGGTCACGGTATCGTGGGGGCGCAGATACCAATGGGCGCAGGTATTGCCTTCGCCGAGAAGTATAACAAGACCGGCAACGTGTGCATCACCTATATGGGTGACGGTGCCGTTCGCCAGGGAGCCTTCCACGAGGCCCTGAACATGGCCATGACCTGGAAGCTGCCAGTGATCTTCGTGATCGAGAACAACGGCTACGCCATGGGTACCTCTGTGCAGCGTACTTCCAACGTGGTGGAGCTTTACCAACTGGGCGAGAGCTACGACATCCCTTCTGAGCCGGTAGACGCCATGGAGGTGGAGAACGTGCACGAAGCCGTAGCGAGAGCCGCTGAGCGTGCCCGCGCCGGCGAAGGCCCAACCCTGCTGGAGTTCAGAACCTACCGCTACAAAGGCCACTCCATGTCGGACCCTGCCAAGTACAGAACCAAGGAGGAACTGGAAGGCTACAAAGGCCGCGACTCGATAGAGGCCGTGAAAGCGACAATCCTGAAGAACGGCTGGGCAACCGAAGAGGAGCTGGACCAGATCGATGAGAAGGTGAAGCAGCAGGTGGCCGAGTCGGTTGAGTTTGCCGAGAACTCGCCGTATCCGGAGCCGGAAGAGCTTTATACTGACATCTACATCGAGCCGAATTATCCATTCATCATGGACTAA
- a CDS encoding DUF3575 domain-containing protein — protein MKKLTFLLSAILLLAAASTASAQVRRQAAEPSRSVVLKANVLSPFVLTASGFVEYAFAPHMSAQFGAFTTGASYKDVEFSGYGFTPEVRYYLSDTKEAPRGVYVAGYGRILNYKLTVDDKEEGETYEATYKPIGAGIAAGNQWIFNSGISVDLFMGLGVNGGSLKVKTGTEDDFDLGFLNLVGSGVRFRPGLTIGYSF, from the coding sequence ATGAAGAAACTTACCTTTTTACTTTCTGCCATACTTTTACTGGCTGCGGCATCCACGGCCTCTGCTCAGGTGCGCCGCCAGGCAGCGGAGCCCTCGCGCAGCGTTGTGCTGAAGGCCAACGTGCTAAGCCCCTTTGTGTTAACAGCGTCCGGCTTTGTGGAGTATGCCTTTGCCCCGCATATGAGCGCCCAGTTCGGAGCCTTCACCACGGGTGCCTCTTATAAGGACGTTGAGTTTAGCGGCTACGGCTTTACGCCGGAGGTACGCTATTACCTCTCTGACACGAAAGAGGCTCCCAGAGGCGTTTATGTAGCCGGTTATGGCCGAATACTGAACTACAAGCTGACGGTGGACGACAAGGAGGAAGGGGAAACCTACGAGGCGACCTACAAGCCGATAGGTGCCGGTATAGCTGCCGGTAACCAATGGATCTTTAACAGCGGCATTTCGGTGGACCTGTTTATGGGCCTGGGCGTAAATGGCGGTAGCCTTAAAGTGAAGACAGGCACGGAGGATGATTTTGACCTTGGCTTCCTGAACCTGGTTGGCAGCGGTGTCCGCTTCAGGCCGGGTCTAACGATTGGCTATAGTTTTTAA